taatagatagattaAATTGggtcaattaaattaaattgggTCAATTTGTtagggacggaaggagtacaaTATATTTTACAAAGTTGTTCTTCAATAGTGAGTTACAAGTCTTACAACACATGTAGCTCAAATGACCTCACATGTCAACGTCAATCaataatataattggaagttgtTGTGTTTGTGTTGATATCGAATTACAACGAACTACATACTTCACTGGTTTAGCAGGTTCTTTGATCTAAAAAACAACATATTTATTGATTCTGTTTTTGTCATGTAATTTTCAGCCATTTGGTCAAATTCCAGCTTTTGAAGATGGAGATCTCAAGCTATTTGGTACGACATACATGCAACTTAACTTCTATTAAATCCGTTTTTGAAAGTTGTTTacctataattaattaaatcatcaAATTAATTGAATATCTTAAACTATATTTTTGCCTATATGTTAAACAGAATCAAGGGCAATTACAAAATACATAGCATGCAACTATGAAAGCCAAGGAACTCCCTTAgtaaagaaagaaggaaaacaaatggCAGACTTAGCCATATGGTTGGAAGTTGAGGCTCACCAATTCGATCCAGTAGCCACTAAACTCAACTATGAGCTTGTTTACAAGACTTTCATGGGCTTGGAAACCGGCAATGCTATAGTCGAGGAGAACGAAGCTAAGTTTGCTAAGATCCTCAATGTTTACGAGGCTCGATTGGCAAACTCCAAGTACCTAGCTGGTGACTCCTTCACTTTGGCTGATCTTCATCATTTGCCTGGACTTCAATACATGCAGGCTACAAAAGTGAAGCAATTGCTTGATGAACGTCCTCACGTGAGTGCTTGGCGCAAGGATATCTTGGCTAGGCCAGCATGGGCAAAGGTTGTGGCCTTGCAAAAAGAAACCTAAAGACAATACCCCCTCCGTCCTTAAATATTTTTCCAGTTTGTCATTTTATGAGTTATTGAGGAGAGGGGATATTACAAGATTATCAATTATTGTTGTATTTTATGGGAAATTGCATGTTGttctttttaattcatttttcaCAAGAAAATAAAACTGTTGTAACAGTTGTGAGCCAATGGAATTAAGAAATAAAAGTGTTAACTCATTATTCCATCTAAAGTTGACACAAACAATGAGATTACAAGGTATTTTACAGGGCCGGTCCACTTTTTTGTGGCCTAAGCTATGggtgaaacaaaaaaaattgaggcCTTACTTTTAAAGGTACACGGACAAAAAAATTGCTAGTAGATATGATGTACTTTTTTATTGAAGAAATGTATGTAAATAATTAGCATTTCACTTCGTAAGTCTTAATACTACTCTATATCTAATTAAACTAGCCAAGAAAAaattaactctattacaaaataTGAAGCCTTGAATACTTTCGACCCTATGCCATTAAACATGAGTAGTCTAATAATCAAGCTAATATAAGACAAAGTCTACACTACTTAACCTCTTCAAATCTGAAATTTGGATGAAAGAATTTTTTTGAATAATTGAAGGATAatgaaatttgaaattgaaaacgACAATGATGTACGTAGTAGCAGACCATTTAGCAAGTCGGTAATAATTTTGGAACTACAataaactaaaattaaattatttttctaaattttataataaaataaGGAGTGTGATTATATTAACAAAGAAAAGAAACATTATGATATAAGGATTGTATATAGCTCtacttttagttttcatttgGATTCAAATTGGGTGACAGAATATCATTACATACttagaaaatgagaaataaaaaaaaatggaaaaataacgTTGCCAGGAGTTGAACTCGTGTGGGTAGTATACCATCTAACGCATAGAACCAGTGGGCTGAACTGCCTAACACACATAAGTTTGCATGGAAtagtatttaatttaaaatttcccTGGGGCCTAGGGCCACGGCCCCTTATGCCCTGCCCTAGGGTTGGACATGGTCTTTTATTGTTAAACCAATAAAATTACAAGGTTATAAGCACACAGATGACAAGGAGGAGagtaaaaaggaaagaaaagaaattgaaaGATCATTTTAGGACACCTTAAGAAAATACAAGACAAATTTTAGGGACGGAGAGAATAATATGTACCACGATCATAGgctttactccctccgtcccggaatactcgacccggtttgaccggcacagagtttaaagaacttgaattgacttatttaatttaataggtagtagttgatagtggggtattattttaatgtagttagtgagaggtgggttaagaggtgaggttgggggagagtaggggttgaatttttaattattttttgtatggagtagggggtagatGGGTTAAtaagggtggagtgagaaataatataatattgttaaaatatttccatttttagaaacatgttaagtattaagggacggcccgataaggaaaacaggtcaagtattccgggacggagggagtactttgtaTTGTTGTACAGAGTACGTAATACGGAGTATGTTATTTCAAACCTAATATGTACGTGTGTTTTACTTTTTGTTCTCTATCGTACTAATATATGGGATTTTTTCCTTCATATTATTgtattcaaatttgttaaaaactacctaataaaatcatatttttaCAAAAACTATTTGTTGACGCTATACTCGAATAAGTAATAGCACCTTATCTTGTAGGGTGATCAAGTTGCCCAAAGGTATTTTTCTTAGGGACGACTGACCTTTTTATGTAGAGGTCTCGCTCGTGAACGAGTAATTTCGTAAGAAACTACCAAATTAAACCTGCTTAGAGAGTATTTAGTGTGAAAGTAAATACTTAATATTAACAGCATACAAGACTAAAAAATATCAATGATTGATATGCAAGATCGAACAAGCTggaccactagtagaaaaaatgtcatttgcaacgcgCATAAAAGGGGCTTTTTGCAACGTTTTTGAGCGCTGCAATTGTGATGGCTGCAAATAGTAGACTCTTATTTGCAGCGCACAAAAACGCTGCAAAAAGCCATTAATTACAGCGCATGTGGTTTCATACGCGCTGTAAAAAGTCTACTTTCGCAGCCTTTTGCAGAACGTAGGCGCTGCAAAAAAAGAGAATTCAAAGCCACATTTCAGAAACTATTCGCAGCATTCACTTGACAGTGCGTGCTGTAAATAGtacatttattttacaaaaataaatcaCTACAATAataatgcatttttttttttt
This Spinacia oleracea cultivar Varoflay chromosome 6, BTI_SOV_V1, whole genome shotgun sequence DNA region includes the following protein-coding sequences:
- the LOC110795428 gene encoding glutathione S-transferase-like, whose protein sequence is MGIKVHGIPHGATLRVLAALEEKEIDFELVTVDLRTGAHKQPPFLSLNPFGQIPAFEDGDLKLFESRAITKYIACNYESQGTPLVKKEGKQMADLAIWLEVEAHQFDPVATKLNYELVYKTFMGLETGNAIVEENEAKFAKILNVYEARLANSKYLAGDSFTLADLHHLPGLQYMQATKVKQLLDERPHVSAWRKDILARPAWAKVVALQKET